The following coding sequences lie in one Microvirga sp. 17 mud 1-3 genomic window:
- a CDS encoding thioredoxin domain-containing protein — MILSRRSLLAGLSLSGLVAPALAQKAPEPERIPVELFDETLDLPSAVKLGHAHGDVILVEYFDYNCPYCKRSAQDLPALLKAEPDLTYILVNYAVLGLPSVTATKAALAYFQLYGPERYLPFHLALFGLRGPVDGERALSEAERLDGDRQRLTDTANTERTAQWMKQAFTLGNSLGLVATPSYLVGPESYVGGLSLDQKRAAIARARA, encoded by the coding sequence ATGATTCTCTCCCGCCGTTCCCTGCTCGCCGGCCTGTCCCTGTCCGGCCTCGTGGCCCCCGCGCTTGCCCAGAAGGCTCCCGAGCCGGAGCGCATTCCGGTGGAGCTCTTCGACGAGACGCTTGACCTGCCCTCCGCGGTCAAGCTCGGGCACGCCCATGGCGACGTGATCCTGGTCGAGTACTTCGATTACAACTGTCCCTATTGCAAACGCTCGGCGCAGGATCTTCCGGCCCTGCTTAAGGCGGAGCCTGACCTCACCTACATCCTCGTCAATTACGCGGTGCTCGGCCTGCCTTCGGTCACGGCCACCAAGGCGGCTCTGGCCTATTTCCAGCTCTACGGGCCCGAGCGCTACCTGCCCTTCCACCTCGCCCTGTTCGGCTTGCGCGGCCCGGTGGACGGCGAGCGCGCGCTGTCCGAGGCGGAGCGCCTCGACGGCGACCGTCAGCGCCTGACGGACACGGCGAACACGGAGCGCACCGCCCAGTGGATGAAGCAGGCCTTCACGCTCGGCAACTCCCTCGGCCTCGTGGCGACGCCGTCCTATCTCGTGGGCCCGGAGAGCTATGTGGGCGGCCTGTCCCTCGACCAGAAACGCGCCGCCATCGCGCGGGCGCGGGCCTGA
- a CDS encoding SH3 domain-containing protein — MRRTLFLLALLAFGAPSALLAQQQQPPGGRLGTGLPVPRYVSLKTDRVNLREGPSKDHRTAWVFQRAGLPVEIVAEYETWRRIRDSEGTEGWVLHSLLSGRRTALVMPWAKGDTPPVPLRDGPNDRGGIAAQLQPGVIANIKSCDGAWCRVVIVMERARDVDGYVQQDKLWGVYPDEKFE, encoded by the coding sequence ATGCGCAGGACCCTTTTTCTTCTTGCCTTGCTCGCCTTCGGCGCTCCGTCGGCTCTCCTTGCACAGCAACAGCAGCCGCCCGGTGGGCGGCTCGGGACCGGGCTGCCGGTGCCCCGCTATGTGAGCCTCAAGACGGACCGGGTGAACCTGCGCGAAGGCCCCTCGAAGGACCATCGCACCGCCTGGGTGTTCCAGCGGGCCGGCCTGCCGGTCGAGATCGTGGCCGAGTACGAGACCTGGCGGCGCATCCGCGATTCGGAGGGCACGGAGGGCTGGGTCCTCCATTCCCTCCTGTCCGGACGGCGCACCGCCCTGGTGATGCCCTGGGCCAAGGGCGATACCCCTCCGGTTCCCCTGCGGGACGGCCCGAACGACCGGGGCGGCATCGCGGCCCAGCTCCAGCCCGGCGTGATCGCCAACATCAAGAGCTGCGACGGCGCCTGGTGCCGGGTCGTGATCGTGATGGAACGCGCCCGCGACGTGGACGGCTATGTCCAGCAGGACAAGCTGTGGGGCGTCTATCCCGACGAGAAGTTCGAGTAA
- a CDS encoding carbonic anhydrase has product MCDKCLAGAAPHLSRRGLLMAGAGMALASGFALTAGEAFAQASPQNAISGDDALKRIMDGNARYVANTPEQKDFSAGRAARTQSQHPIAAIVSCSDSRVAPEFAFDQNPGDLFVVRVAGNFVNDDGLASLEFGTQFLGAPLILVLGHTSCGAVVSAIRVVNEGLELPGHLPDLIGALKPAVEAAKKENASDLVAAATIANVKLNVERLKKATPILSERVAQKKLVVAGGVYDLATGKITLV; this is encoded by the coding sequence ATGTGTGACAAATGTCTGGCGGGCGCGGCCCCGCATCTTTCCCGCCGCGGCCTTCTCATGGCCGGTGCCGGCATGGCCTTGGCATCCGGCTTCGCCCTGACGGCCGGCGAGGCCTTTGCGCAGGCCTCGCCGCAGAACGCCATCAGCGGCGACGACGCCCTCAAGCGCATCATGGACGGGAATGCGCGCTACGTGGCGAACACCCCGGAGCAGAAGGATTTCTCGGCCGGCCGGGCCGCGCGCACCCAGTCCCAGCATCCGATTGCGGCCATCGTGAGCTGCTCCGATTCCCGCGTCGCGCCGGAATTCGCGTTCGACCAGAACCCCGGCGATCTCTTCGTCGTCCGGGTGGCCGGCAACTTCGTGAACGATGACGGGCTGGCGAGCCTCGAATTCGGCACCCAGTTCCTGGGCGCGCCTCTGATCCTGGTGCTGGGCCACACCAGCTGCGGCGCCGTGGTCTCGGCGATCAGGGTGGTCAATGAGGGGCTGGAGCTTCCCGGCCACCTGCCCGACCTGATCGGCGCCCTGAAGCCCGCCGTCGAGGCGGCGAAGAAGGAGAATGCGTCGGACCTCGTGGCCGCCGCCACCATCGCCAACGTGAAGCTCAATGTGGAGCGGCTGAAGAAGGCCACGCCCATCCTGAGCGAACGCGTCGCGCAGAAGAAGCTGGTCGTGGCGGGCGGCGTCTACGACCTCGCCACGGGCAAGATCACGCTCGTCTGA
- a CDS encoding class I SAM-dependent methyltransferase — protein sequence MALEEADVRDAWDRNAPTWIDRVRAGRDLYRDVFNNPNFLAFLPPLAGLRVLDLGCGEGTNTRLFAGTGATMTGIDLSPEMIAAAQAEEARCPLGITYRTGSFTDLSFLEAGSFDAVVSTMALMDSPDFAGAAREAFRVLKPGALFAFSVLHPCFVTPALKWQRDENGRECGLTVGQYFDQTSFVDRWRFGRDPDGERIPPFEVPRFPRQLETYIGGLLSAGFTITGLKEPRPTEAMAEAHPWLRRWREHAAIFLYVSAQKPG from the coding sequence ATGGCGCTCGAGGAGGCGGATGTTCGAGACGCCTGGGATCGCAACGCCCCGACCTGGATCGACCGGGTCAGGGCCGGACGCGATCTGTACCGGGACGTGTTCAACAATCCCAACTTCCTCGCCTTCCTGCCGCCGCTCGCCGGTTTGAGGGTTCTCGATCTCGGATGCGGCGAGGGGACCAATACGCGCCTCTTCGCCGGAACCGGCGCGACCATGACGGGGATCGACCTGTCGCCGGAGATGATCGCCGCGGCCCAGGCCGAGGAGGCCCGTTGCCCTCTCGGAATCACCTACCGCACCGGCTCCTTCACGGATCTGTCCTTCCTGGAAGCGGGCTCCTTCGACGCGGTCGTGTCGACCATGGCGCTCATGGACAGCCCGGATTTCGCGGGCGCTGCCCGGGAAGCCTTCCGGGTTCTCAAGCCCGGCGCCCTGTTCGCCTTCAGCGTGCTGCATCCCTGCTTCGTGACGCCGGCCCTCAAATGGCAGCGGGACGAGAATGGGCGGGAGTGCGGCCTGACCGTCGGCCAGTATTTCGACCAGACCTCCTTCGTGGATCGCTGGCGCTTCGGCCGCGATCCGGACGGCGAGCGGATTCCGCCCTTCGAGGTCCCACGCTTTCCGCGGCAACTGGAAACCTATATCGGCGGGCTCCTGTCCGCCGGCTTCACGATCACCGGCCTGAAAGAGCCCCGCCCCACCGAGGCGATGGCCGAGGCGCATCCCTGGCTGCGGCGCTGGCGGGAACACGCCGCGATCTTCCTCTACGTCTCGGCGCAGAAGCCCGGGTGA
- a CDS encoding EamA family transporter, with product MPLAHVLLALIVTVIWGLSFVVIKLGVGTTPPLLLASLRFLFAAVPAVFLVPRPPVGWRSLAAYGFFLGVAQFGLLFAAIALGMPASLASVVMQAQVFFTILFAALLMGERPGRHQILGGIVACLGLVLMALPRLSGGGAGPFLMTVAAAASWGVANIVSKKAGRVDMLGYVVWASLIPPLPLLTFSLMLDGPGQVLAALSHVNGGMIGAVAYLAYPTTVFAFAVWSFLLSRYPAATVTPFALLVPVAGILGSTLILGETMRVPEAIGGAIIVLGLAINVFGLRVMRRLRAA from the coding sequence ATGCCGCTCGCCCATGTCCTTCTCGCCCTGATCGTCACGGTCATCTGGGGCCTCAGCTTCGTGGTCATCAAGCTCGGGGTGGGCACGACGCCGCCCCTGCTCCTGGCCTCCTTGCGCTTTCTCTTCGCGGCCGTGCCGGCCGTGTTCCTCGTTCCCCGGCCGCCCGTGGGCTGGCGCAGCCTCGCGGCTTACGGCTTCTTCCTCGGGGTTGCCCAGTTCGGGCTCCTGTTCGCGGCCATCGCCCTCGGCATGCCGGCGAGCCTCGCATCCGTGGTGATGCAGGCACAGGTCTTCTTCACCATCCTGTTCGCGGCCCTGCTCATGGGGGAGCGCCCGGGGCGGCACCAGATCCTCGGTGGGATCGTGGCCTGTCTCGGCCTCGTGCTCATGGCCTTGCCCCGGCTCTCGGGGGGCGGCGCCGGGCCGTTCCTGATGACGGTGGCGGCCGCCGCCTCCTGGGGCGTGGCCAATATCGTGTCCAAGAAGGCCGGCCGGGTCGACATGCTGGGCTACGTGGTCTGGGCGAGCCTGATCCCGCCCCTGCCGCTCCTCACCTTCTCGCTCATGCTGGACGGCCCCGGCCAAGTGCTCGCGGCCCTCTCGCACGTGAATGGCGGCATGATCGGGGCGGTGGCCTATCTCGCCTATCCGACGACCGTCTTCGCCTTCGCGGTCTGGAGCTTCCTGCTCTCCCGCTATCCGGCCGCGACCGTGACGCCCTTCGCGCTCCTAGTGCCGGTGGCCGGCATTCTCGGCTCCACGCTGATCCTAGGGGAAACCATGCGGGTTCCCGAGGCAATCGGCGGCGCCATCATCGTGCTGGGCCTTGCGATCAACGTCTTCGGGCTTCGCGTGATGCGGCGGCTGCGCGCCGCGTGA
- the fabA gene encoding 3-hydroxyacyl-[acyl-carrier-protein] dehydratase FabA, translating into MARPSSFTYEELLACGRGEMFGPGNAQLPLPPMLMFDRITSIGEDGGEYGKGHVRAELDVRPDLWFFPCHFKGDPVMPGCLGVDALWQMVGFFLGWSGSPGRGRALGVGEVKFSDQVLPTVKQVVYGVDLKRVFRSKLVLGIADGWLEADGRRIYEAKDLRVGLFQAEAAGG; encoded by the coding sequence ATGGCCCGCCCGTCGAGCTTTACTTACGAGGAGCTTCTCGCCTGCGGGCGCGGAGAAATGTTCGGTCCCGGCAATGCGCAGCTGCCGCTTCCGCCGATGCTCATGTTCGACCGCATCACGTCCATCGGTGAGGATGGCGGCGAGTACGGCAAGGGCCATGTGCGCGCCGAGCTCGACGTGCGGCCGGACCTCTGGTTCTTTCCCTGCCACTTCAAGGGCGATCCGGTGATGCCGGGTTGCCTGGGCGTGGACGCCCTGTGGCAGATGGTCGGGTTCTTCCTCGGCTGGTCCGGCTCTCCGGGCCGGGGCCGGGCGCTCGGCGTCGGCGAGGTGAAGTTCTCCGACCAGGTGCTTCCTACCGTGAAGCAGGTGGTTTACGGCGTCGACCTCAAGCGGGTCTTCCGCTCGAAGCTCGTGCTCGGCATCGCCGACGGCTGGCTCGAGGCGGACGGGCGGCGCATCTATGAGGCCAAGGACCTTCGGGTCGGGCTGTTCCAGGCCGAGGCAGCGGGCGGCTAG
- the fabI gene encoding enoyl-ACP reductase FabI, with translation MTGLMQGKRGLIMGVANDHSIAWGIAKTLAAHGAELAFTYQGEALGKRVTPLAQSLGSDLVLSCDVEDVASVDKAFEALDERWDGIDFVVHAIGFSDKSQLKGSYVDVTTRENFSRTMVISCFSFTEIAQRAAKRMKDGGSLLTLTYGGSTRVMPNYNVMGVAKAALEASMRYIAADLGPRGIRCNAISAGPVRTLAGAGISDARLMFTYQKAHAPLRRTVTIEEIGGSALYLLSDLSSGVTGEIHYVDSGYNIISMPRPDVLKAQDAAGVTGEEA, from the coding sequence GTGACCGGTCTGATGCAAGGAAAGCGCGGCCTCATCATGGGCGTCGCGAACGACCATTCCATCGCCTGGGGTATCGCCAAGACCCTGGCGGCCCATGGGGCGGAGCTCGCCTTCACGTATCAGGGGGAGGCGCTCGGAAAGCGGGTCACGCCGCTCGCCCAGTCCCTGGGTTCGGACCTGGTCCTTTCCTGCGACGTGGAAGACGTCGCCTCGGTCGACAAGGCCTTCGAGGCCCTCGACGAGAGATGGGACGGCATCGACTTCGTGGTCCACGCCATCGGCTTCTCGGACAAGTCGCAGCTCAAGGGCTCCTATGTGGACGTCACCACTCGCGAGAACTTCTCGCGCACTATGGTGATTTCCTGCTTCTCCTTCACGGAGATCGCCCAGCGCGCCGCGAAGCGCATGAAGGACGGCGGGTCTCTCCTCACCCTTACCTATGGCGGCTCGACCCGGGTGATGCCTAACTACAACGTGATGGGTGTCGCCAAGGCGGCGCTGGAAGCGAGCATGCGCTACATCGCGGCCGATCTCGGCCCCCGCGGGATCCGCTGCAACGCCATCTCGGCCGGCCCCGTGCGCACCCTCGCGGGTGCGGGCATCTCGGACGCCCGGCTCATGTTCACCTATCAGAAGGCCCACGCGCCCCTGCGCCGGACGGTCACCATCGAGGAGATCGGCGGCTCTGCGCTCTACCTGCTCTCCGACCTGTCGAGCGGCGTGACCGGCGAGATCCACTACGTGGATTCCGGCTACAACATCATCTCCATGCCGCGCCCGGACGTGCTGAAGGCCCAGGACGCCGCCGGCGTGACGGGCGAAGAGGCGTAA
- the irr gene encoding Fur family transcriptional regulator Irr — protein MTDPLSAYIESTTAPAHRRGCPLSELRDKLRRVGLRPTRQRVSLGWLLFGKGDRHITAEMLFDEATRARVPVSLATVYNTLHQFTEAGLLRQLAVDGAKAYFDTNPTEHHHFFLEEEGELVDMPSTAVSVGDLPAPPPGMEVAGVEVIVRLRRKAA, from the coding sequence ATGACCGATCCGTTGTCCGCCTACATCGAATCCACCACCGCTCCCGCCCACCGGCGGGGCTGCCCGCTCTCCGAGCTGCGGGACAAGCTGCGGCGCGTGGGTCTGCGGCCGACCCGGCAGCGGGTGTCCCTGGGCTGGCTGCTGTTCGGCAAGGGCGACCGCCACATCACGGCCGAGATGCTCTTCGACGAGGCCACCCGGGCCCGGGTGCCGGTCTCGCTGGCGACGGTCTACAACACCCTCCACCAGTTCACGGAGGCCGGCCTCCTGCGCCAGCTCGCGGTGGACGGGGCCAAGGCCTATTTCGACACGAACCCGACCGAGCACCACCACTTCTTCCTGGAGGAGGAAGGGGAACTGGTCGACATGCCCTCCACGGCGGTCAGCGTGGGCGACCTGCCGGCCCCGCCTCCCGGCATGGAAGTGGCGGGCGTCGAGGTGATCGTGCGCCTGCGCCGCAAGGCCGCGTAA
- a CDS encoding DUF1345 domain-containing protein, with product MMGLHARLHPRLFLALLIGVAVALLLSASVKLSLNSRILIGWDAGIIAYLAMVGFMALRSSIGQMQRRASLEDEGALVTLALTLSAAVASLAAIAMELQETGGNTAFRLSVAGVTIICSWFFVHLIFAVHYAHEFYGDEGERGGLQFPQTTKPDYWDFMYFAFNLGAAAQTSDVIVVSKRMRRLTLAHTILSFLFNTTVLALAVNVGAGLV from the coding sequence ATGATGGGTCTGCACGCCCGGCTCCACCCCCGTCTCTTCCTGGCGCTCCTGATCGGGGTCGCCGTCGCCCTGCTCCTGTCGGCGAGCGTCAAACTGTCCCTGAACTCGCGGATCCTGATCGGCTGGGACGCGGGCATCATCGCCTATCTGGCGATGGTCGGCTTCATGGCGCTGCGCTCCTCCATCGGCCAGATGCAGCGGCGTGCCAGCCTGGAGGACGAGGGCGCCCTCGTGACCCTGGCCCTGACCCTCTCGGCCGCCGTCGCGAGCCTCGCGGCGATCGCCATGGAGCTGCAGGAAACCGGTGGGAACACGGCCTTCCGCCTCTCGGTCGCAGGGGTCACCATCATCTGTTCGTGGTTCTTCGTGCACCTGATCTTCGCGGTGCATTACGCGCACGAATTCTACGGCGACGAGGGCGAGCGGGGCGGGCTTCAGTTCCCGCAGACCACGAAGCCGGATTACTGGGATTTCATGTATTTCGCCTTCAATCTCGGCGCGGCCGCGCAGACCTCGGACGTGATCGTGGTGTCCAAGCGCATGCGCCGCCTGACCCTGGCGCACACCATCCTGTCCTTCCTGTTCAACACCACCGTCCTGGCGCTCGCCGTGAACGTGGGCGCAGGCCTAGTCTGA
- a CDS encoding DUF3096 domain-containing protein — protein sequence MTLSFSLKNILPLLALILGVASIVAPRFLNIFVAIFLIAYAVVGFGLIR from the coding sequence ATGACCCTCTCCTTCAGCCTCAAGAACATCCTGCCCCTGCTGGCCCTCATCCTCGGGGTCGCGTCCATCGTGGCGCCGCGCTTCCTCAACATCTTCGTGGCGATCTTCCTCATCGCCTACGCGGTGGTGGGCTTCGGACTGATTCGCTGA
- a CDS encoding OsmC family protein: MNRKARAVWQGTGRDGNGHLSTDSGVLSSTPYSFKTRFENEKGTNPEELIAAAHAGCFTMALAFQLQGAGFTPTELATEAAVSLDKEGEGFKISKSVLTLDAKVPGIDRAKFEELARAAEKNCPVSKVLNAEISMTFTLS; the protein is encoded by the coding sequence ATGAATCGCAAGGCAAGGGCCGTATGGCAGGGCACGGGCCGGGATGGCAACGGCCATCTCTCCACGGATTCCGGCGTCCTGTCGAGCACGCCCTATTCGTTCAAGACCCGCTTCGAGAACGAGAAGGGCACGAACCCGGAGGAACTGATCGCGGCCGCCCATGCGGGCTGCTTCACCATGGCCCTGGCCTTCCAGCTCCAGGGCGCCGGCTTCACGCCGACCGAGCTTGCCACCGAGGCCGCCGTCTCCCTCGACAAGGAGGGCGAGGGCTTCAAGATCTCGAAATCCGTCCTCACCCTGGACGCCAAGGTGCCGGGGATCGACCGCGCCAAGTTCGAGGAACTCGCCCGCGCGGCCGAGAAGAACTGCCCGGTTTCGAAGGTGCTCAACGCCGAGATCTCCATGACCTTCACGCTCTCATAA
- the fabB gene encoding beta-ketoacyl-ACP synthase I gives MRRVVVTGMGIVSSIGNTTQEVLASLREAKSGIGKAEDYEKYGFRCQVHGAPSLNPEEIVDRRAMRFHGKGTAWNHVAMDQAIRDAGLEESDISNERTGIVMGSGGPSTRTIVEAADITRDKGPKRIGPFAVPKAMSSTASATLATWFKIKGVNYSISSACATSNHCIGNAYELIQMGKQDVMFAGGCEDLDWTLSSLFDAMGAMSTKYNGTPARASRAYDVNRDGFVIAGGAGVLVLEELEHAKARGARIYGEVVGYGATSDGYDMVAPSGEGAVRCMRMALQNVKTPIDYINPHATSTPVGDLKEIEAIREVFGTGDKCPPISATKSLTGHSLGATGVQEAIYSLLMMNNRFICESAHIEELDPAFADMNIVRSRIDDAKIDTVLSNSFGFGGTNATLVFSRYQ, from the coding sequence ATGAGGCGTGTCGTCGTCACCGGAATGGGCATCGTGTCGTCCATCGGCAACACCACACAGGAGGTTCTGGCCTCTTTGCGGGAAGCGAAATCCGGCATCGGCAAGGCCGAGGATTACGAGAAGTACGGCTTCCGCTGCCAGGTGCACGGCGCTCCGTCCCTCAATCCAGAGGAAATCGTCGACCGCCGCGCCATGCGATTCCACGGCAAGGGCACGGCCTGGAATCATGTGGCCATGGACCAGGCGATCCGCGATGCCGGCCTCGAGGAGAGCGACATCTCCAACGAGCGCACGGGCATCGTCATGGGCTCCGGCGGTCCCTCGACCCGCACTATCGTCGAAGCGGCCGACATCACCCGCGACAAGGGCCCCAAGCGCATCGGCCCCTTCGCGGTGCCGAAGGCCATGTCATCCACGGCCTCCGCGACCCTCGCCACCTGGTTCAAGATCAAGGGCGTGAACTATTCGATCTCGTCCGCCTGCGCGACCTCGAATCACTGCATCGGCAATGCCTACGAGCTCATCCAGATGGGCAAGCAGGACGTGATGTTCGCGGGCGGCTGCGAGGATCTGGACTGGACCCTCTCGTCCCTGTTCGACGCCATGGGCGCCATGTCGACCAAGTACAACGGCACTCCGGCCAGGGCCTCGCGCGCCTATGACGTGAACCGCGACGGCTTCGTGATCGCCGGGGGCGCCGGCGTCCTCGTGCTGGAGGAGCTGGAACACGCCAAGGCCCGCGGCGCCCGGATCTACGGCGAGGTCGTCGGCTACGGCGCCACCTCGGACGGCTACGACATGGTGGCGCCCTCGGGCGAGGGCGCGGTGCGCTGCATGCGCATGGCGCTCCAGAACGTAAAAACCCCGATCGACTACATCAACCCGCACGCCACCTCGACGCCCGTCGGCGATCTCAAGGAGATCGAGGCGATCCGCGAAGTGTTCGGCACGGGCGACAAGTGCCCGCCGATTTCGGCCACCAAGTCGCTCACCGGCCATTCGCTCGGCGCCACCGGCGTGCAGGAGGCGATCTATTCGCTCCTGATGATGAACAACCGCTTCATCTGCGAGAGCGCTCATATCGAGGAACTCGATCCGGCTTTTGCGGACATGAACATCGTGCGCAGCCGTATCGACGACGCCAAGATCGACACGGTGCTCTCCAATTCCTTCGGCTTCGGCGGCACCAACGCGACCCTGGTGTTCAGCCGCTATCAATGA
- a CDS encoding D-glycerate dehydrogenase, which produces MKKRPVVVVTRRLPDVIETRMRELFDTRLNLEDEPLSREALANAMAEADVLVPTVTDEIDEALLAKAGPNLKLIANFGNGIDHIDVQAALARGITVTNTPGVLTEDTADMTMALILAVARRLPEGARVIPEGKWAGWSPTWMLGRRITGKRLGIVGMGRIGQALARRAKAFGLSIHYHNRRHVAPKIEAELEATYWESLDQMLARMDIVSVNCPHTPATYHLLSARRLKLMKPDAILVNTARGEVIDEAALTRLIEAGAIAGAGLDVFEEEPAVNPRLVRLAKQGKVVLLPHMGSATHEGRIAMGEKVIVNIRSFIDGHKPPDRVLPSML; this is translated from the coding sequence ATGAAAAAGAGACCAGTCGTCGTCGTCACCCGCCGGTTGCCCGATGTGATCGAGACGCGCATGCGCGAACTCTTCGACACGCGACTCAACCTTGAGGACGAGCCCCTGTCCCGGGAGGCTCTCGCGAACGCGATGGCGGAGGCGGACGTTCTCGTGCCCACCGTGACGGACGAGATCGATGAGGCCCTGCTCGCTAAGGCCGGGCCGAATCTGAAGCTCATCGCCAATTTCGGCAACGGGATCGACCATATCGACGTGCAGGCGGCCCTCGCGAGGGGAATCACCGTCACCAACACGCCCGGGGTCCTGACCGAGGACACGGCCGACATGACCATGGCGCTGATTCTCGCGGTGGCCCGGCGCCTTCCCGAAGGGGCGCGCGTCATCCCGGAAGGAAAATGGGCCGGCTGGTCGCCCACCTGGATGCTCGGGCGGCGCATCACCGGCAAGCGCCTCGGCATCGTCGGCATGGGCCGCATCGGTCAGGCGCTGGCGCGGCGGGCCAAGGCCTTCGGCCTGTCGATCCACTACCACAACCGCCGCCACGTGGCGCCCAAGATCGAGGCGGAGCTCGAGGCGACCTACTGGGAATCCCTCGACCAGATGCTGGCCCGGATGGACATCGTCTCGGTCAATTGCCCGCACACGCCGGCCACCTATCACCTGCTCTCGGCCCGTCGCCTCAAGCTCATGAAGCCGGACGCCATTCTGGTGAACACCGCCCGCGGCGAGGTGATCGACGAGGCGGCGCTCACCCGGCTCATCGAGGCGGGCGCCATCGCGGGCGCAGGCCTCGATGTGTTCGAGGAGGAGCCGGCCGTCAATCCGCGCCTGGTGCGCCTCGCCAAGCAGGGCAAGGTGGTGCTCCTGCCGCATATGGGCTCGGCGACCCACGAGGGCCGCATCGCCATGGGCGAGAAGGTCATCGTGAACATCCGCTCCTTCATCGACGGCCACAAGCCGCCGGACCGGGTGCTGCCCAGCATGCTGTGA